The following are from one region of the Dreissena polymorpha isolate Duluth1 chromosome 2, UMN_Dpol_1.0, whole genome shotgun sequence genome:
- the LOC127867943 gene encoding L-rhamnonate dehydratase-like, translating to MATRDFPRIKAVRAYVSEAAKGDQGADCHDVNDDHWINGSPVPIANPMSGYELYQQYRKSWGINAMGTLVVEVEADDGTSGVGVTIGGEPGCYIVEKHLSRFIEGQDPRNVELLNDQMFRSTLNYGRKGLPIQAISAVDIALWDLLGKLRNEPVYALLGGKTKERLPVYSTTARPDIAKELGFVGAKIPCPYGPSAGDDGMRKNIEFYKGWREKVGDEFPLSLDCYMALTVPYATRLAKELEPYGLKWMEEFLPPDDYEGYNDVRANLRGSKVLLTTGEHEYNKYGFKQLINSRCVDIVQPDITWLGGITEARRVVAMAAAHDTLVIPHGSSVYSYHLQYAFSNCPVAEYINLSPKADKIVPYFGGLFTDEPLPADGFIDLPNRAGFGVTLCRDTLKRPYARSEEESKINAEKNKAYKGPKKAHMPF from the coding sequence CAACGGAAGTCCCGTTCCTATCGCTAACCCAATGTCGGGCTACGAGCTTTATCAACAGTACCGGAAGTCATGGGGAATAAACGCCATGGGAACGCTCGTTGTAGAGGTCGAAGCGGACGACGGGACTTCCGGTGTGGGCGTCACGATCGGCGGAGAGCCCGGATGTTACATAGTGGAGAAACACCTCAGCCGATTCATTGAAGGTCAGGACCCGCGCAATGTGGAGCTCCTAAATGATCAGATGTTTCGATCCACGCTTAACTACGGACGTAAAGGGCTACCGATTCAAGCCATAAGCGCCGTGGATATTGCGCTCTGGGACCTTCTAGGGAAATTGAGGAACGAGCCAGTGTATGCGCTGCTCGGTGGCAAAACGAAGGAACGACTTCCGGTGTACAGCACGACGGCTAGACCGGATATAGCTAAGGAGCTCGGGTTCGTGGGAGCAAAGATACCATGTCCGTACGGACCTTCGGCGGGAGACGACGGTATGCGAAAGAACATCGAGTTTTACAAAGGCTGGCGGGAAAAGGTTGGCGACGAATTTCCGCTTAGTCTGGATTGCTACATGGCGCTCACGGTCCCATACGCAACTAGGCTAGCTAAGGAGCTCGAACCCTACGGACTGAAATGGATGGAGGAGTTTCTGCCGCCGGACGATTACGAAGGCTACAACGATGTTCGGGCGAATCTGAGAGGTTCAAAAGTCCTGCTTACCACAGGAGAGCATGAATATAACAAGTACGGCTTCAAGCAACTGATCAATTCACGTTGCGTTGATATCGTCCAACCAGATATCACGTGGTTGGGTGGAATCACCGAAGCGAGGCGCGTTGTCGCCATGGCAGCGGCGCACGACACGTTGGTGATACCTCACGGCTCCAGCGTGTATTCATACCACCTTCAGTACGCCTTTAGCAACTGTCCAGTGGCGGAATACATCAACCTGAGCCCCAAAGCGGACAAAATAGTGCCGTATTTCGGAGGACTATTTACGGACGAACCTCTTCCGGCGGATGGATTCATCGATCTTCCCAACCGGGCCGGTTTTGGCGTCACATTGTGCAGAGATACACTGAAACGACCTTACGCACGCAGTGAAGAAGAATCGAAAATAAACGCCGAGAAAAATAAAGCATACAAAGGCCCGAAGAAAGCGCATATGCCGTTCTAA